The Arachis ipaensis cultivar K30076 chromosome B07, Araip1.1, whole genome shotgun sequence genomic interval TCTTAATGACCAAACGGTAATAACATGAATATCATTCATCAATTCTATGTCTATAAAAGGAATATTTTATATCTAATCTCAGGGGCAACATGATAAGTTCTATAAGTTCTAtatcatgtcttacattctatattcatagaattattacacgcaacacatgataacttctatttcatatcttacattctatattcatagaattattcttatacctcttaaacacttactgacttgagcgtcggagtgtcttttgcaggtacccacccctTGTTCTCTCCTTGCCGACGTATAACTCATCCCGACGAGAAGCTTGAAGACATACATCGACGGACGAGCTATACACCGGTCAACCTTTGCAATAGTCAATATTTAAACAATTTTAGTAAAATTAAAGGCACACTTTTTATACATTTTTGagtattttttacttttattatttaaattaaaaactattttaaatatttaactattattattttaattttaactataCTTAAAAAGTGTTATCGAAGTTGTATAACcatcataataaataataatagtcACTAGAGCATGCACCGAATGTACAATTACCCTTACCTACGTTAAGTTATAAAGAACAAGGTAAGCAACACTTGGAAAACGTGAATGAAATGAAATGAATTGGACAGGGAGTCTTGTGATCTGAGGGGTCGATATGGTTAGGGCATATGCAAGGGACTGATTCTTATTTGACACTGTCCGGTAAAATATGGTTATGAGAGTGACTAATGAATGATGGTGAATAAGTTGTtaaatatgaaaacataataatgACAAAGCAACTACCATTCACATACACGTTTGTGTATCTATTTAAATGACGATAAAATTAAAGTACATGTCTAATTAAGGTCAAGTGCTAGTTTATatacgaaaaaaaaatataaagagtaGTCAATATTAATTCAATCAACTATTTCGAAAAATTAGTCAACAATTGAATATTAAAAAGAAATATccaaaattaaaatcaataaatacaTACAACTCAAGTATAAAAAGAacatttgaaaataaataaagtaaaatcAATTTAAAgttgttagagatataaccattaatgtTACCTTCATCCATCAGCTTaaatttttgggatgagtggtttcataatATGGTATTAGAAAATCACGAATTCGAtctttggtgaaccccaaaaagtaaaaaaaaaaaaatagcaaatcaAGCAAACCCAAAAGAGAGGCTCTTGCTTgaagaaaaatgttagaaatataACTATTAACGTTGACTTTATCCATCAACACAAACTTTtaggatgagtggtttcataatAAAGGTATATAATTTAAGATTTCGAATTTGAGATTTAGTATTTAGaatataatttagaatttagaacGATGGATGGCAGTTGATGGAGGCGGGAGTGGTGGTCAACAACAACAGGGTGGCAATCGACGGCGATGGTGGGTGATGAAAGAAGTAAAAAGAAATTAGCTGGTTTTTGTTGGCTCCCTAACCAGCTTGTTATATACGTCAAGACCAACTTATAAGCAATCTTATGTTATTATTGTCACGAGATGTAAATaccaaattttattttggaaaattAAAACATATATGATCAAATGTACAGTTGAATGTTGAGACGATTTGGCAAAAATAAACGAAAAAAAATTAACACACGGATATGAAAAACATCCCACTTATTATATATTACACAACCACACAGCACACTCAAACGAGAAATCATTGGCACACATATACAAAGCAAGAAGGATGAAAAGCCGAAGCAAGCAGCAGCAACCATCCTTATTATATTGTTCGTGTCCAAGATTGATTATtgcaattattatatatataagaaaaccTCTTAATAATATTAACCAcaagctatatatatatagctagcCAAACACATTATTTTATATGTTGTTGAGATTCTTCTTCATAATAGCTGTTGGATGCAGCTATCTATCTATGCCTTGAGAAGATGAGAATCAATATCTTTAGCACTCTTCTCAAAGAACTCCAAGAATCCATATGGAGCTTCAACATTCTCATTGATTTTCTCGTATTCAATAGTGAATTTAACTGAGGCACCACCATCACTCTTTTCAAACACTTGAACAAAGACCTTAAAGACTTTATAGTTCTTACTTATGTCTCCATCGAAAAAGTTGTATGTCGTTGACTTGTTCTCTTTGTCAATAGCTTCAATTTTCTCCTTCAACTTAATTGGCTTGCCATCTATTTTTTTTGTCACAATAATCattaatcaattaaaataaacaataatctTTTTTTTATCGTGCTTGATGGtttgattttctttaattttgtggaTGAACACACGCACGTACACACACatgtattaaaaaaataacaattagctaattttttttcaatttattttatatctacttctattatataaaatagagatttaaaaaattttggtgcacAAATTTTTGTTTATGAAATAAACTTCATCATTTATATATTTGCAGTTATATTATTAAAACTTGAAATCAATATAATGTATTTTTTTTAGAGTGGAAAGTGTTTACTATCTGTACTGTACTAATTTCGTATTTATCATTTTTATACTTATTtaatacataaaaatataaattaatagacAGTTTAATACTTACTAACATACTAGTCAATataatgtttttaattttttttaaatatcaccCTTACTTTAATTGTGATGCTTAAATAAGCAATAATTACGAATGGTTTACAAAATTTTCCttactatttttatttgttattttattattttttaaatggtAAGGAGCGAGGAGAGGGAAGAACattgtatattttatttacaaaagTGTAATTTTTCTTTAAGATTGTGATCTTCTAAATTTTCACCACAAATTGTGAACATGACAAGTTATTATTATGTCACAAAATTCTTCTCCTTTAATTTGTTTTATTGAATGTTGCAAGTCACATACACTAGAATATATATTGAGTACTTCTAATATGTTATTCACTTACAACATAATTAACCATATTTATAATTAACCACATCTAGAGATTACAGTTTAACAAATTGCAACTCTAATTTGTATGCATTGTTTCCTAAATAACTGATTCGATCAAAttgtataataaattttttttgaaactaataaaataatcaaaCATATCATgtctttttttgaattttatgtctTTTTTAATTCATGcatttatttgaattttatttccttactatttttatttgtttttcagaCTAATGCCTTGCCATCAAAGCAAGAGCAAGATAATTCTGATTTTGCAGCTGCTGCTTCCCTTCAACATTCTAGATCATCAAGAGTTCAATTAAATTCACATCCTCCAAAGTTATACTGTAATTTCACATGTCATGGGATTCACATCCTCCAATTCCCCGCTGTATGCATCAACAATTATGTATCTTTAGCTAATTTGTTACGGCCTCTAAAAAATCACGTTCAAGCAGAAAGTCCTCATAATTCGCTACAGCCTCCAACAAATTATGTGGATTATCTATACCCTATTAATTCGTGCTAGACTGCCACAAATTACGTTCAAGCAGAAAGTTATTATAATTCATTGTAGTCTCCAATGAATTATGTTGATTATCTATACGACCATACCCTGTTAATTCGTGTTAAGTTGCCATGATTTATGTGTGTAGACTTGGTAGATTTTCGTTTTCAATCCCGAGACATGTAAGTTTGGCACGGGAAGTAAAAACACTAATACATAAGTAAAAATCGGAGAAAACGCATTATCACAAACAAAGTGATTTAAGTACTATAAGTGTATTGTTACGGACCCAGCTCCTGGGTCCCGAACGAAGACAGCCTCGGAATCGATTACCCGGAAACAGGCCCCTCCTTAGCGGCACATACCGGCCTAATAATCTTCAACCAACATTCAAATTCGAACCTCTCTTATCTTAGTCAGATAAGATAAGACGAGATAAATACTACTAGTTATATAAAGGAAAGTCAGAAGTCCCCTCAAGTACGTCACTCATTCTCTACACCTTAGacctcttagatccattttgATTTGGacgttggagtgtctttgcaggtactatCCCCGTCGCTTCAAGAAGACGATCCGACAATCACTTCGACTCGCAAGTCTCCGATCCATCTCACAACCCGTACCAGAAACTTCTAGTACATGTACTATTCAAGACAGTAGAAAAATTAACGATAATGTAAGTCGTAAGATTTAAGTGGACATTGGTCAAAGTGATAAAGTGTGTCGAGATTTATATGCAACAAAAAATGTCATTAGTTTAACTATGTCATACGAAATAGAATATTGGGCAACACAAAATGACTATAAACATAAACTTAGCGTGAAATCCGGCGGGAACGACGGCGCACTATAGAGGCAGCGATGCGGCGAGATGTGCAATAGAAATGGTGGCGCACTGCAGCGACAGCGAAGCGGTGGTCTGCACGAGGGAGAAGGCCGACGCTATGAGAGGAAAGGTTGATAATACTGTGTTTAGAGAGCGgttaatttatcaaattattattattcaaaaatgtAATTAATGTCAATTAATCAGATTCTgactttaaaaaataatttaaaattaataaatattaaatagagTTGTTTAAAGTTGGATCGTTTAAACGTTGGTTCTCTAGACTTCCTCGAAATAACGATACTAATTGGGATAAACGATATggacaatataaaaaataatgataCAAGAAA includes:
- the LOC107608908 gene encoding MLP-like protein 28 isoform X4 translates to MALSGKLSIEVTVQTPAAKYFNLFITQFHKLQNICERILEGNMHEGDNWHVPHSVKNWTLIVDGKPIKLKEKIEAIDKENKSTTYNFFDGDISKNYKVFKVFVQVFEKSDGGASVKFTIEYEKINENVEAPYGFLEFFEKSAKDIDSHLLKA